The proteins below are encoded in one region of Mycobacterium pseudokansasii:
- a CDS encoding PPE family protein: MLATDFGALPPEVNSALLYEGPGSGPMLTAATAWESLTAVLNSAAVSYASVVSALTLESWLGPASASMAAAAAPYAEWLSAAAEQARQTAAQASAAAAAYETARAAAVPPPVIAANRSQLALLVTTNTFGQNTPAIETIQADYAEMWAQDAAVMYQYAEASETASTLMPFSQPAHTADPTASASQAAQVPGGADASAVAGPAASIGPETLQLLAAAASSPLTSQLPAPAASITIPTPIGELDVLALYIAAIGTTSLSLSVVNTARPWYYGYNGFRPAPSPGAIQPTQGEPISSEREVLASSQRSVAGAPVSAGTGQAALVGGLSVPHGWTMAAPEIKLAVESLPSAGLTAAPTDLGGAPVGLLSGMALAGLAGRGAGGTGPRVPNEAAAEEDGEPRRKPTVVVIQQPPPAGGTPGNRPH; encoded by the coding sequence GTGTTAGCCACGGACTTCGGTGCGCTGCCGCCGGAGGTGAATTCCGCCTTGTTGTACGAGGGTCCAGGGTCTGGACCCATGCTGACGGCCGCCACCGCGTGGGAAAGCCTTACCGCGGTGTTGAACTCCGCAGCGGTTTCCTATGCCTCGGTGGTCTCGGCGCTGACGCTCGAGTCGTGGCTGGGTCCCGCGTCGGCATCGATGGCAGCTGCGGCCGCGCCCTATGCGGAATGGTTGAGCGCCGCGGCGGAGCAGGCCCGGCAGACCGCCGCCCAAGCATCGGCAGCGGCGGCGGCATACGAAACGGCGCGGGCCGCAGCGGTGCCGCCGCCGGTGATCGCTGCCAATCGCAGCCAATTGGCGTTGCTGGTCACGACGAACACCTTCGGCCAAAACACCCCGGCGATCGAGACCATCCAGGCCGACTATGCCGAGATGTGGGCGCAGGACGCCGCCGTCATGTACCAGTACGCCGAAGCGTCCGAGACCGCGTCGACGCTGATGCCCTTCAGCCAACCGGCGCACACCGCCGACCCGACGGCGTCGGCGTCCCAGGCCGCACAGGTCCCCGGGGGTGCCGACGCGTCAGCCGTCGCGGGACCGGCAGCGTCCATCGGTCCCGAAACGCTGCAACTACTCGCGGCGGCCGCGTCGTCTCCGCTGACGTCACAGCTGCCCGCGCCGGCGGCCAGCATCACCATCCCCACCCCGATCGGGGAGCTGGATGTGCTGGCCCTCTACATCGCGGCCATCGGGACTACCAGCCTGTCCCTATCAGTGGTGAACACCGCGAGACCGTGGTACTACGGCTACAACGGATTTCGTCCCGCCCCGAGCCCCGGCGCTATACAACCCACGCAGGGTGAGCCCATCAGTTCGGAGCGCGAGGTGTTGGCGTCGTCGCAGCGAAGCGTCGCTGGCGCACCCGTGTCCGCGGGTACCGGCCAGGCGGCCCTGGTAGGGGGGTTGTCGGTGCCGCACGGCTGGACCATGGCCGCCCCAGAGATCAAGCTGGCGGTCGAGTCGCTGCCCAGCGCCGGCCTGACCGCCGCACCCACAGACCTGGGAGGGGCTCCGGTGGGCCTGCTGAGCGGGATGGCGCTGGCGGGTTTGGCCGGACGCGGCGCCGGCGGCACGGGGCCACGCGTCCCCAACGAAGCTGCCGCGGAGGAGGACGGGGAACCCAGGCGCAAACCCACCGTCGTGGTGATCCAGCAGCCGCCGCCCGCCGGAGGAACACCGGGCAACCGTCCGCACTAG
- a CDS encoding type II toxin-antitoxin system Phd/YefM family antitoxin, translating into MAKTIPQRDLRNNNAKVIDEVAAGETFVVTRNGEPVAELRPLRAVRRRFITRDEVAALASTAVRIDHRQFRADLDRLIDQGL; encoded by the coding sequence GTGGCGAAGACAATCCCCCAGCGCGACCTCCGCAACAACAATGCCAAGGTGATCGATGAGGTGGCCGCGGGTGAGACGTTCGTGGTGACGCGCAACGGCGAACCGGTGGCCGAACTTCGCCCGCTGCGGGCCGTCCGCCGCAGATTCATCACTCGCGACGAAGTCGCCGCACTGGCCAGCACAGCGGTGCGCATTGATCATCGTCAGTTCCGTGCCGACCTCGACCGGTTGATCGACCAGGGTCTGTGA
- a CDS encoding type II toxin-antitoxin system VapC family toxin: MTSGLLDTSVVVDWHDPAIVAALPDEMAISAITVAELAAGPLLATTPIEAARRQARLQEVESRLEPLPFDGAAVRSYGLIVAAVVHEGRKPRSRFADLLIGATAHANGLDLYSRNAEDFAGLEKLIRVVAV; this comes from the coding sequence GTGACCTCCGGCTTGTTGGACACGTCGGTCGTCGTCGACTGGCACGACCCGGCGATCGTTGCCGCACTGCCCGACGAGATGGCGATTTCGGCCATTACGGTTGCCGAGTTGGCCGCCGGTCCGCTGCTGGCGACGACGCCGATCGAGGCGGCCAGACGCCAGGCCCGGTTGCAAGAGGTGGAATCGCGGCTGGAGCCGCTTCCGTTCGACGGGGCCGCCGTGCGCAGCTACGGGCTCATCGTTGCCGCCGTGGTGCACGAAGGACGAAAGCCGCGAAGCCGGTTCGCGGACCTGCTCATTGGCGCGACGGCGCACGCCAATGGCCTAGATCTCTACAGTCGAAACGCCGAGGACTTCGCGGGGCTGGAGAAGCTGATCCGCGTCGTGGCGGTGTGA
- a CDS encoding PE family protein, with the protein MTFVVTQPETLAAAAGNLQEIGSAVSAQNVAASAHTTSVAPAAADQVSALTAARFSAHAQLYQAISTQAAAIHQAFVAALAASANSYEATEAANAIAAG; encoded by the coding sequence ATGACGTTTGTGGTCACCCAGCCGGAGACACTAGCGGCGGCGGCCGGGAATTTGCAGGAGATCGGATCGGCAGTCAGCGCTCAAAACGTCGCCGCGTCGGCCCACACGACAAGCGTCGCCCCCGCGGCGGCCGACCAGGTGTCGGCGCTGACGGCAGCGCGGTTCAGCGCACACGCGCAGCTGTACCAGGCGATCAGTACCCAGGCTGCCGCGATTCACCAGGCCTTCGTTGCCGCCCTGGCCGCCAGTGCCAACTCATATGAGGCGACCGAGGCCGCCAATGCCATCGCGGCCGGTTAG
- a CDS encoding MFS transporter, translating into MTVSEGLPPDGFPRTYLRRVVAASMAGTVVEWYEFFLYGTAATLVFSKVFFAQSGNDLDAILAAFVTYAVGFAARPLGGIVFGQLGDRFGRKKLLQLSLLLVGAATFLMGCLPTFTQIGYWAPALLVTLRFIQGFAVGGEWGGAVLLVAEHSPNASRGFWASWPQAGVPGGNMLATVVLLVLTSTLSDAAFLSWGWRVAFWLSAVVVLIGYYIRTKVTDAPIFLAAQQQSERANAASFGLTEVLKRYPRAVFTAMGMRFGENAMYYLVVTFSITYLKVHAHANTVAILWWLLAAHAAHFVVIPLAGHLSDRFGRRPIYFVGTVTAATWGFFAFPMMDSGRNAIIVSAVVIGLVFHGLMYATQPAAMAEMFPTRMRYSGVSLGYQVTSIVAGSLAPIIAVRLLDTYKSATPIAWYLAAAASVSALAVLVARETNGVDLADVDRADAQRLFAERNPVLPQEHHHGPEPIALVADTE; encoded by the coding sequence GTGACTGTGAGTGAGGGTCTGCCGCCCGACGGTTTCCCAAGAACGTACCTGCGCAGGGTGGTTGCGGCGTCCATGGCCGGCACCGTCGTCGAATGGTATGAGTTCTTCCTCTACGGCACCGCCGCGACGCTGGTGTTCAGCAAGGTGTTCTTCGCCCAGAGCGGCAATGACCTGGACGCCATCCTCGCTGCCTTCGTGACCTATGCCGTGGGCTTCGCCGCCCGCCCGCTCGGTGGCATCGTCTTCGGTCAATTGGGGGACCGGTTCGGACGCAAGAAGCTGCTGCAGCTGAGCCTGTTGCTGGTGGGCGCCGCCACGTTCCTCATGGGCTGCCTGCCGACCTTCACCCAGATCGGCTACTGGGCTCCCGCGCTGCTGGTGACGCTGCGGTTCATCCAAGGTTTCGCCGTCGGCGGCGAATGGGGCGGTGCGGTGCTGCTCGTCGCCGAGCACAGCCCCAATGCCAGCCGTGGCTTCTGGGCGAGCTGGCCGCAGGCCGGAGTCCCCGGCGGCAACATGCTGGCCACCGTGGTGCTGCTGGTCCTCACGTCCACATTGTCGGATGCAGCGTTCCTGAGCTGGGGCTGGCGCGTGGCGTTCTGGTTGTCGGCGGTTGTCGTCCTGATCGGCTACTACATCCGCACCAAGGTCACCGACGCACCGATCTTCCTGGCGGCGCAACAGCAAAGCGAGCGCGCCAACGCCGCGTCTTTCGGCCTCACCGAGGTGTTAAAGCGTTACCCGCGTGCCGTTTTCACCGCGATGGGGATGCGCTTCGGGGAGAACGCCATGTACTACCTGGTGGTCACTTTCTCCATCACCTATCTCAAGGTGCATGCGCACGCCAACACCGTGGCCATCCTGTGGTGGCTCCTGGCCGCCCATGCCGCACACTTCGTCGTCATCCCACTGGCCGGACATCTCAGTGACCGATTCGGCAGGCGCCCAATCTATTTCGTCGGTACGGTCACCGCCGCCACGTGGGGTTTCTTCGCTTTTCCGATGATGGACAGCGGTCGCAACGCAATCATCGTGTCAGCCGTGGTTATCGGATTGGTCTTCCATGGCCTGATGTATGCAACCCAGCCCGCAGCCATGGCCGAGATGTTCCCGACCCGGATGCGCTATTCCGGAGTCTCGCTGGGTTATCAGGTCACCTCCATCGTGGCCGGTTCGCTGGCGCCGATCATTGCCGTTCGCCTGCTCGACACCTACAAGTCCGCCACACCCATTGCCTGGTACCTGGCGGCTGCCGCCTCGGTCAGCGCCCTGGCCGTCCTCGTGGCCCGCGAGACCAACGGCGTTGACCTGGCCGACGTCGATCGCGCCGACGCCCAGCGGCTGTTTGCCGAACGAAATCCCGTGCTACCGCAGGAGCATCACCACGGACCCGAGCCGATCGCCCTCGTCGCCGACACCGAATAG